Proteins from a genomic interval of Ficedula albicollis isolate OC2 chromosome 9, FicAlb1.5, whole genome shotgun sequence:
- the FYTTD1 gene encoding UAP56-interacting factor has translation MQLLLFGWGIVLKNDIIKLNKKEERKQYSPKIKRGLQQNRAQQFSSQGSKWGIQQQKGYGKNRLGRRRKIAGKKRSYGVITGLAAKKAVGAHKGISPLNRQPLSEKNAQRNYPVLKRKTNLQRQSEMQRKQAPALRRPTLLNRRNNMPSTFVRIGNKLNQQKDTRQATFLFRRGLKVQAQVQSTDDLDNQTVKRTRQWRTSTTSGGILTVSIDNPGAIINPISQKLRLTRSPVPPFLMKRDQSEEKKIPKGVPLQFDINSVGKQTGMTLNERFGILKEQRTALSQNKGSRFVTVG, from the exons ATGCAACTGCTTCTGTTTGGCTGGGGCATCGTATTAAAAA aTGATATAATCAAGCTGaacaagaaagaagagagaaagcaatattctcccaaaataaaaagagggCTTCAGCAGAATCGAGCTCAACAGTTCAGTTCACAAGGCTCCAAGTGGGGAATCCAACAGCAGAAAG GTTATGGTAAGAATCGTTTGGGGCGCAGAAGGAAGATAGCAGGGAAGAAGCGCTCTTATGGAGTGATAACTGGCCTGGCAGCCAAGAAAGCTGTGGGTGCACACAAAGGAATCAGTCCTCTGAACAGACAGCCACTGAGTGAGAAG AATGCACAGCGGAATTACCCGgtcttgaaaaggaaaacaaacctgcagagacaatctgaaatgcagagaaaacaagCTCCTGCCCTCAGGAGGCCTACCCTGCTAAACAGGAG GAATAACATGCCATCCACTTTTGTCAGAATTGGAAACAAACTAAATCAGCAGAAAGATACTCGTCAAGCAACTTTCCTGTTTAGAAGGGGCCTGAAG GTGCAGGCCCAAGTGCAGTCAACAGATGATCTTGATAATCAGACAGTAAAGAGAACTCGACA ATGGCGAACTTCTACCACAAGTGGAGGGATCCTGACTGTGTCTATTGACAACCCAGGAGCAATCATAAACCCAAT TTCCCAGAAATTACGATTAACTCGTAGTCCTGTGCCGCCATTTCTGATGAAGAGGGACCAATCTGAAGAGAAGAAGATTCCAAAAGGGGTTCCATTGCAGTTTGATATAAATAGTGTTGGAAAACAG acaggGATGACGTTGAACGAACGATTTGGGATCCTGAAGGAGCAGAGGACAGCACTGTCTCAGAACAAAGGAAGCCGTTTTGTAACAGTGGGCTAA